One genomic region from Arthrobacter sp. FB24 encodes:
- a CDS encoding aerobic carbon-monoxide dehydrogenase large subunit translates to MTVTHHRPGNPAAGDADRPIGYGRIQRKEDPRFVRGMGHYVDDIVLPGMLHGAILRAPVAHARLVSIDTTNALAHPKVLAVITGKDLLALNLAWAPTLSADVQAVLVTDKVRFQGQEVAFVVAENRYAARDALELIDVEYDLLPPVIDARKALDPDAPLIRDDLEGRTDNRIFDWEMGDEAETEAVFAAADVVVAQEVVYPRVHPAPMETCGAVADFDAVSGKLTLYETTQAPHAHRTLFAIVAGIPEHKIRIVSPDIGGGFGNKVGIYPGYILAVVGSIVTGKPVKWVEDRSENLMSTSFARDYIMQGEIAATKDGKILALRTSVLADHGAFNATAQPTKNPAGFFSIFTGSYDLKAAFCKVRGVYTNKAPGGVAYACSFRVTEAVYLVERMVDILARKLDMDPAELRLKNFIKPEQFPYANKTGWVYDSGNYEEAMRLSMKMAGYEALRREQVEKRERGELMGIGVAFFTEVVGAGPRKHFDIVGLGMADGAELRVHPTGKAVVRLSVQSQGQGHETTFAQIVAEELGIPPENIDVVHGDTDQTPFGLGTYGSRSTPVSGGAVALVARKVREKAKLIAAAMLETRPEDLEWEKGRWFVKGDPGAGKTIEEIAMAAHGTMTLPEGIDGNLDAEVTYDPPNLTFPFGAYICVVDIDPGTGHVKVRRFIAVDDCGTRINPMIIEGQVHGGLTDGVGMALMEIIEFDEAGNCLGGSFMDYLIPTAMEVPDWETGFTVTPSPHHPIGAKGIGESATVGSPPAIVNAIVDALAPYGVVHMDMPCTPARVWEAMQGRPRPPI, encoded by the coding sequence ATGACTGTTACCCACCATCGGCCCGGCAATCCGGCGGCCGGTGACGCCGACCGCCCGATCGGGTACGGGCGCATCCAGCGCAAGGAAGACCCCCGGTTCGTCCGTGGGATGGGCCACTACGTCGACGACATTGTGCTGCCGGGAATGCTGCACGGCGCCATCCTGCGCGCCCCGGTCGCCCATGCGCGGCTGGTCTCGATCGACACCACCAACGCGTTGGCCCACCCGAAAGTACTCGCCGTGATCACCGGCAAGGACCTGCTGGCGCTCAATCTGGCCTGGGCGCCCACGCTTTCAGCGGATGTGCAGGCCGTGCTCGTGACCGACAAAGTGCGCTTCCAGGGGCAGGAGGTTGCTTTCGTCGTCGCGGAGAACCGCTACGCCGCCCGCGACGCCTTGGAACTGATCGACGTCGAATATGACCTGCTCCCTCCGGTGATCGATGCGCGCAAAGCCCTGGACCCGGACGCCCCCCTGATCCGGGATGATCTCGAAGGCCGGACGGACAACCGGATTTTCGACTGGGAGATGGGCGATGAGGCGGAAACCGAGGCGGTATTCGCCGCCGCCGACGTCGTAGTGGCACAGGAGGTCGTCTACCCTCGAGTCCATCCGGCACCCATGGAGACCTGCGGCGCCGTCGCGGACTTCGATGCCGTCTCCGGAAAGCTGACGCTCTATGAGACGACCCAGGCCCCGCACGCGCACCGCACCCTGTTCGCGATTGTGGCCGGCATCCCCGAACACAAGATCCGTATAGTCTCTCCTGATATCGGCGGCGGGTTCGGTAACAAGGTGGGCATCTATCCCGGCTACATCCTCGCCGTCGTCGGATCGATCGTCACCGGCAAGCCGGTGAAGTGGGTGGAGGACCGCTCGGAAAACCTGATGTCGACGTCGTTCGCCCGGGACTACATCATGCAGGGCGAGATCGCCGCCACCAAAGACGGCAAGATCCTCGCTCTCAGGACCAGCGTGCTGGCCGATCACGGCGCGTTCAACGCCACCGCGCAGCCCACCAAGAACCCCGCCGGCTTCTTCTCGATCTTCACTGGCAGCTACGACCTGAAGGCCGCGTTCTGCAAGGTCAGAGGCGTCTACACCAACAAGGCTCCGGGCGGCGTTGCCTACGCGTGCTCGTTCCGGGTGACGGAAGCCGTCTACCTGGTGGAGCGGATGGTGGACATCCTGGCCCGAAAGCTGGACATGGACCCGGCGGAACTCCGGCTGAAGAACTTCATCAAGCCCGAACAGTTCCCCTACGCGAACAAAACCGGCTGGGTCTATGACTCAGGCAACTATGAAGAGGCCATGCGCCTGTCGATGAAGATGGCCGGCTACGAGGCGCTCCGGCGCGAGCAGGTAGAAAAACGCGAACGTGGCGAACTCATGGGCATCGGCGTCGCCTTCTTCACTGAGGTCGTGGGAGCCGGCCCCCGCAAGCACTTCGACATCGTGGGTCTGGGCATGGCCGACGGCGCCGAGTTGCGCGTCCACCCCACCGGCAAGGCCGTCGTGCGGCTTTCCGTCCAGAGCCAGGGGCAGGGCCACGAGACCACGTTCGCGCAGATCGTCGCGGAAGAGCTCGGCATTCCGCCGGAGAACATCGACGTCGTCCACGGCGACACGGACCAGACGCCCTTCGGCCTGGGCACGTACGGGAGCCGGTCGACACCGGTCAGCGGCGGGGCGGTGGCACTCGTTGCGCGGAAGGTCCGCGAAAAGGCGAAGCTTATCGCCGCAGCCATGCTCGAAACCCGGCCCGAAGACCTCGAGTGGGAGAAGGGCCGCTGGTTCGTCAAGGGCGATCCCGGCGCCGGGAAGACCATCGAGGAAATCGCCATGGCCGCCCACGGCACAATGACGCTCCCCGAGGGAATCGACGGCAACCTCGACGCAGAGGTCACCTACGACCCGCCGAACCTGACGTTCCCCTTCGGTGCCTACATCTGCGTAGTGGACATCGATCCGGGTACAGGCCACGTCAAGGTGCGGCGTTTCATCGCGGTGGATGACTGCGGGACCCGGATCAACCCGATGATTATCGAAGGCCAGGTGCACGGCGGCCTGACCGACGGCGTCGGCATGGCCCTCATGGAAATCATTGAGTTCGATGAGGCGGGCAACTGCCTGGGCGGCTCCTTTATGGACTACCTGATCCCCACGGCGATGGAGGTACCGGACTGGGAGACCGGATTTACAGTGACGCCGTCACCGCACCACCCCATCGGCGCCAAGGGCATCGGAGAGTCCGCCACAGTCGGCTCGCCCCCGGCCATCGTGAACGCGATCGTCGACGCCCTGGCACCTTACGGGGTCGTCCACATGGACATGCCGTGCACGCCCGCCCGGGTATGGGAGGCCATGCAGGGCCGGCCAAGGCCACCGATCTGA
- a CDS encoding (2Fe-2S)-binding protein: MQISMTVNGNEVASDIEPRVLLVHYIREVLGLTGTHWGCDTTNCGTCVVLMDGQPVKSCTVLAAMAAGHDIRTVEGLATAGTLDPVQQGFMEEHGLQCGFCTPGMMLTARALLDKNPYPDDTEIRKAISGQICRCTGYATIVRSVQWAAAHPAGAAADVAAPDEVIEGTDTAVPDVADTEVKA; the protein is encoded by the coding sequence ATGCAGATCAGCATGACCGTGAACGGCAACGAAGTAGCCTCCGACATCGAACCGCGGGTGCTGCTGGTTCATTACATCCGCGAAGTCCTTGGCCTCACGGGCACGCACTGGGGGTGCGACACCACCAACTGCGGAACGTGCGTGGTCCTAATGGACGGCCAGCCCGTGAAGTCCTGCACCGTGCTCGCGGCGATGGCGGCCGGCCACGATATCCGCACCGTTGAAGGACTCGCCACGGCAGGCACTCTCGATCCGGTTCAGCAGGGGTTCATGGAGGAGCACGGGCTGCAGTGCGGCTTCTGCACCCCCGGCATGATGCTCACGGCCCGCGCCTTGCTGGACAAGAACCCGTATCCGGACGACACCGAGATCCGGAAGGCCATTTCCGGGCAGATCTGCCGCTGCACCGGATATGCCACCATCGTCCGCTCAGTGCAGTGGGCTGCCGCCCACCCGGCAGGGGCGGCCGCTGACGTTGCTGCACCAGACGAAGTCATCGAGGGTACGGACACGGCGGTCCCGGACGTCGCAGACACAGAGGTGAAGGCATGA
- a CDS encoding FAD binding domain-containing protein, with the protein MQIPAPFDYVRASTVNDALELLARHGPESRVIAGGHSLLPMMKLRLARPEWLIDINDLFELDFILLDGDHLRVGALTRHTALLESAEVARLFPIISDAEAVIADPVVRNRGTIGGSLCQADPAEDLSTVCDVLRAVAVVRGPGGERLVDMKEFHRGPYETAVAPDELLCEVRFPVRPSSGSAYEKVERRVGDWAVAAAGAAVSLADDGSVDAAAIGLTALGLDGTIEEAAAVLLGQQPREELFVEAGRQAAIACDPVADQRGQIDYKRHLADELTRRVLRLACARAAGTQEG; encoded by the coding sequence ATGCAGATTCCGGCTCCTTTTGATTACGTGCGGGCCAGCACGGTGAACGATGCCCTTGAACTTCTTGCACGCCACGGCCCCGAGTCCCGGGTGATAGCCGGCGGGCACAGTCTGCTGCCCATGATGAAACTCCGCCTGGCCCGTCCCGAATGGCTGATTGACATCAACGACCTGTTCGAGCTCGACTTCATCCTTCTCGACGGGGATCACCTGCGGGTGGGCGCGCTGACTCGCCATACGGCCCTCCTGGAATCAGCCGAAGTAGCCCGACTCTTCCCGATTATTTCGGACGCCGAAGCGGTCATCGCGGATCCTGTGGTCCGCAACCGCGGAACCATTGGCGGTTCCCTGTGCCAGGCCGACCCGGCCGAAGACCTTTCCACGGTCTGCGACGTCCTGCGTGCTGTGGCGGTGGTCCGCGGTCCCGGCGGCGAACGCCTCGTCGACATGAAGGAGTTCCACCGCGGCCCCTATGAAACGGCGGTGGCACCAGACGAGTTGCTGTGCGAAGTCCGGTTCCCCGTTCGTCCGAGCTCGGGAAGCGCCTACGAAAAAGTGGAACGCCGGGTTGGCGACTGGGCCGTCGCCGCAGCCGGGGCGGCTGTCTCGCTGGCGGACGACGGTAGCGTCGATGCCGCGGCCATAGGTCTCACGGCACTGGGCCTCGACGGAACAATCGAGGAAGCCGCAGCCGTGCTCCTTGGACAGCAACCCCGCGAGGAGCTTTTCGTCGAGGCCGGCCGGCAGGCAGCCATCGCGTGCGATCCCGTCGCGGATCAGCGCGGACAGATCGACTACAAACGGCATCTGGCCGACGAGCTCACCCGCAGAGTCCTGCGGCTGGCATGCGCCCGGGCTGCCGGAACACAGGAAGGTTGA
- a CDS encoding LysR family transcriptional regulator: MTLSQLRAFALVARLGSLHAAAAALAVSEPAVSSALAALRRDLGDPLFVRAAGGIALTPGGRALADYAQEIVGLADQARWEVSHATTDAGLLRIVATAPFAEHAAGRLLDLFTKRVPGASVDVVVESAANIASLLLDRAFDIALGAMPTQPAGPGADVGLEMVPFLRYQRVFVVAASHPLAVLHGPVPLARLLDRPWFAGPSGIQSETDEGRWLSSMGVVPEVIRLSSETDALAAVRAGEGLTLAVGHIVRAELQTGVLVRVPVVGTPVSGLWWASTLSHGRTTSKAKALQRFVTTPDATAAMVAPGGSRGLERRGSKVHVALWS, encoded by the coding sequence ATGACTTTGAGCCAGCTGCGGGCCTTCGCGCTCGTGGCCAGACTGGGGTCGCTTCACGCTGCCGCGGCGGCCCTGGCTGTCAGCGAGCCGGCGGTCTCCTCGGCCCTGGCTGCGCTCCGGAGGGACCTTGGCGACCCCCTCTTCGTCCGTGCTGCCGGAGGCATTGCCCTGACGCCGGGCGGCCGGGCGCTGGCGGACTATGCCCAGGAAATCGTCGGCCTGGCTGACCAAGCCCGGTGGGAGGTCTCCCACGCAACCACAGACGCGGGGTTGCTGAGAATCGTCGCAACAGCTCCGTTCGCTGAACATGCGGCCGGACGGCTGCTCGACCTCTTCACCAAACGGGTCCCCGGAGCCTCTGTCGATGTCGTAGTGGAGTCCGCTGCTAACATAGCGTCTCTTCTGCTTGACCGCGCCTTCGACATAGCCCTCGGGGCCATGCCTACGCAGCCAGCCGGCCCGGGTGCCGACGTCGGACTGGAGATGGTCCCTTTCCTGCGGTATCAGCGCGTCTTTGTGGTGGCGGCGTCGCATCCCCTCGCAGTGCTGCACGGGCCGGTACCACTGGCCCGGCTACTGGACCGCCCGTGGTTCGCCGGCCCCTCCGGCATCCAGTCGGAGACGGATGAAGGGCGGTGGCTGTCGTCGATGGGCGTAGTGCCCGAAGTGATCCGGCTAAGCAGCGAAACCGACGCGCTCGCCGCGGTCAGAGCGGGAGAGGGTTTGACACTGGCCGTGGGGCATATTGTGCGGGCGGAACTCCAAACCGGAGTCCTTGTGCGCGTACCGGTCGTCGGAACTCCAGTTTCCGGTCTGTGGTGGGCAAGCACGCTTAGCCACGGCCGGACAACCTCCAAGGCAAAGGCGCTGCAGCGCTTCGTCACCACACCGGATGCAACAGCCGCCATGGTTGCTCCGGGCGGCTCGCGGGGGCTTGAACGACGGGGATCCAAAGTTCACGTTGCTCTCTGGAGCTGA
- a CDS encoding VOC family protein translates to MTTTLNPYLGFRDNAREAMNFYQSVFGGELAMSTFGEFHASEDASEQDKIMHGMLTTGSGMVLMGADTPNGMSFTPGDNFSVSLSGDDDAELRGYWEKLSDGGTVTVPLEQAPWGDTFGMCTDKFGVAWLVNIAGPKQ, encoded by the coding sequence ATGACCACGACACTTAATCCCTACCTTGGCTTCCGGGACAATGCGCGGGAGGCCATGAACTTTTACCAGTCCGTATTTGGAGGCGAACTGGCAATGAGCACCTTTGGCGAGTTCCATGCCAGCGAAGACGCGTCCGAGCAGGACAAGATCATGCACGGCATGCTGACCACCGGATCCGGCATGGTGCTCATGGGCGCCGACACGCCCAACGGCATGAGCTTCACCCCGGGCGACAACTTCTCCGTTTCCCTCAGCGGCGATGACGACGCCGAACTGCGCGGGTACTGGGAGAAGCTGTCCGACGGCGGCACCGTGACGGTGCCGCTCGAACAAGCGCCGTGGGGCGATACCTTCGGAATGTGCACGGACAAGTTCGGCGTCGCCTGGCTGGTGAACATCGCCGGACCCAAGCAGTAG
- a CDS encoding class I SAM-dependent methyltransferase, translating into MTTTDLRLTAGDAAAARDAKAAEDAVEAAAARLLGILNDSSAAVLASIGHQTGLFDVMAGLPPASSEQIADAAGLNERYVREWLGGMVTARFVEYRPAAGTYRLDPALAPSVCGQGVDNLARTLQYITLMGGVADKIAHKFRTGGGLGYEDYPDFVGIQAADSASVHDASLVSAILPLAGCVDSLQAGIDVADIGCGAGHAVNLMAGAFPASRFTGYDFFEDAVLAGRAEARRLGLGNVRFELLDAADLDIVEGFDVITVFDAIHDQARPAKVLQNIHRALRPDGTFLMVDIKASSELIDNVELPWGTFLYAISTFHCMSVSLAQGGDGLGTVWGVQLAESMVRAAGFATVDVKELEEDPFNAYFVARK; encoded by the coding sequence ATGACCACCACCGACCTCCGCCTCACGGCAGGAGACGCGGCGGCCGCCCGCGACGCGAAAGCCGCGGAGGACGCCGTTGAAGCCGCCGCCGCCCGCCTGCTCGGCATCCTCAACGACAGCTCGGCCGCCGTCCTGGCCAGCATCGGCCACCAGACCGGGCTGTTCGACGTGATGGCCGGGCTGCCGCCTGCCTCGAGTGAGCAGATCGCCGACGCTGCCGGGCTTAACGAACGCTACGTCCGCGAATGGCTCGGCGGCATGGTGACGGCCCGCTTCGTCGAGTACCGGCCCGCCGCAGGCACCTACCGGCTCGACCCTGCGCTGGCACCGTCCGTCTGCGGCCAAGGCGTCGACAACCTGGCCCGGACGCTTCAGTACATCACCCTGATGGGTGGGGTGGCGGACAAGATCGCGCACAAATTCCGGACGGGCGGCGGCCTGGGGTACGAGGACTATCCGGATTTCGTCGGCATCCAGGCCGCTGACAGCGCCTCGGTCCATGATGCATCCCTCGTGTCCGCCATCCTCCCGCTGGCCGGGTGTGTGGACAGCCTGCAGGCGGGAATCGACGTCGCAGATATCGGATGCGGAGCCGGGCACGCCGTCAACCTGATGGCCGGAGCTTTTCCCGCGAGCCGCTTCACGGGCTACGACTTCTTCGAGGACGCCGTGCTCGCCGGGCGGGCGGAAGCCCGGCGGCTGGGACTGGGGAACGTCCGGTTCGAGCTCCTGGACGCAGCTGACCTGGACATCGTGGAAGGCTTCGACGTCATCACTGTTTTCGATGCCATCCACGACCAGGCCCGGCCGGCGAAGGTGCTGCAAAACATCCACCGGGCGCTGCGCCCCGACGGCACGTTCCTCATGGTGGATATCAAGGCCTCGAGCGAACTGATCGACAATGTTGAGCTCCCGTGGGGGACGTTCCTCTACGCGATCTCAACATTCCACTGCATGTCCGTGTCCCTGGCACAGGGCGGGGACGGGCTGGGAACGGTTTGGGGTGTCCAGTTGGCTGAATCCATGGTCCGGGCTGCAGGCTTTGCCACCGTTGACGTGAAAGAACTCGAGGAGGACCCGTTCAACGCCTACTTTGTGGCCCGCAAGTAG
- a CDS encoding helix-turn-helix domain-containing protein — MAEQDLITSARAAYARRDWPAARNELLAARSTTGLELQDLAALADAMWWLGDIPESLSVTEDLYRGLAGSGDQPAAAMKAILLSLQWGTRGDLVVASGWLNRARRLLQGLPEGPAHGYLLYLESAMSLDLEEDPGPAQAAAARLDALANRLADPTLACFARVVAGLGGVRAGRTEDGFSDLDEAMLPVLAGAVAPVWAGDIYCTVIHLCHQLGDLARMRAWTGALDRWTAGLSATFVYTGVTRIHELQLISAEGGWDAVEREIGASSDNLVTAHGWMAGAGYYELGEVRRLRGNTAGALAAYRRARDLGVDPQPGEALLHYEAGDTMLALSQLRAALGESRLLDRARLLLPATELALARRDAALAEALAAELERTATRFASPGLQAWACQARGAVLLASGRADSALPFLEAAARTYRAQRARYRTARIHELLAVSRRALGQAGAADADLATALAIYRQLGAVPDVERLERGAGSAGGTTDGTDRGGLTARECEVLALITTGASNRQVADALVISEKTVGRHLANIFGKIGVSTRTAAAGWARDHGLA, encoded by the coding sequence ATGGCTGAACAGGATTTGATCACCAGCGCCCGCGCGGCGTACGCCCGCAGGGACTGGCCCGCGGCCCGCAACGAGCTTCTTGCCGCCAGGAGCACCACCGGCCTGGAGTTGCAGGACCTGGCTGCCCTGGCCGACGCGATGTGGTGGCTGGGCGACATCCCCGAGTCACTCTCGGTAACAGAGGATCTCTACCGGGGCCTGGCCGGTTCCGGCGACCAGCCCGCCGCAGCGATGAAAGCCATCCTCCTGTCTCTGCAGTGGGGCACGCGGGGGGATCTCGTGGTTGCCTCCGGGTGGCTCAACCGGGCACGGCGCCTGCTGCAGGGCCTCCCTGAAGGGCCTGCACACGGGTACCTGCTGTACCTGGAGAGCGCCATGTCCCTGGACCTGGAGGAAGACCCCGGACCGGCGCAGGCAGCCGCAGCGAGGCTCGATGCCCTGGCGAACCGCCTGGCTGACCCCACCCTCGCCTGTTTTGCCCGGGTCGTTGCCGGACTTGGCGGGGTCCGGGCCGGGCGGACCGAGGACGGTTTCAGCGACCTGGACGAGGCCATGCTGCCGGTCCTGGCCGGTGCCGTTGCGCCCGTGTGGGCCGGAGACATCTATTGCACTGTCATCCACCTCTGCCACCAGCTCGGAGACCTGGCCAGGATGCGGGCCTGGACCGGCGCACTGGACCGTTGGACAGCGGGCTTGTCAGCCACTTTTGTGTACACCGGCGTCACCCGCATCCACGAGCTTCAGCTGATCAGCGCCGAAGGGGGCTGGGATGCGGTGGAACGCGAGATCGGCGCCTCCAGCGACAACCTGGTCACAGCACACGGCTGGATGGCCGGGGCAGGCTACTACGAACTCGGCGAGGTCCGCCGCCTGCGCGGCAATACTGCCGGGGCGCTGGCCGCGTACCGCCGTGCACGGGACCTCGGGGTGGACCCGCAGCCGGGCGAGGCCCTGCTGCACTATGAAGCCGGCGACACCATGCTGGCCCTTAGCCAGCTCCGTGCCGCGCTGGGCGAGAGCCGGCTGCTGGACCGGGCCAGGCTGCTGCTGCCCGCCACCGAGCTGGCACTGGCCCGGCGTGACGCGGCGCTCGCCGAGGCACTGGCCGCCGAACTGGAAAGGACCGCCACCCGGTTCGCCTCTCCGGGCCTCCAGGCGTGGGCATGCCAGGCCCGTGGCGCCGTCCTGCTGGCGTCCGGCCGTGCGGACAGCGCCCTGCCGTTCCTTGAGGCAGCCGCCCGGACGTACCGCGCGCAGCGTGCGCGCTACCGCACGGCCCGGATCCACGAGCTTCTCGCCGTGTCCCGGCGTGCCCTCGGCCAGGCCGGTGCGGCCGATGCCGACCTCGCCACAGCGCTCGCCATCTACCGCCAGCTAGGGGCAGTCCCCGACGTCGAACGGCTGGAGCGTGGCGCAGGCAGTGCCGGCGGCACCACCGACGGCACGGACCGGGGCGGCCTGACGGCCCGGGAGTGCGAAGTCCTGGCACTCATCACCACCGGTGCAAGCAACCGCCAGGTGGCGGATGCCCTGGTCATCAGTGAAAAGACGGTGGGTCGGCACCTGGCCAACATTTTCGGCAAGATCGGGGTCTCCACCCGGACCGCCGCGGCCGGCTGGGCCAGGGACCACGGACTGGCGTGA
- a CDS encoding MBL fold metallo-hydrolase RNA specificity domain-containing protein, with protein sequence MMKHRHPQLRFLGATDSVTGSRYLVEAAGKRILVDCGLFQGYKVLRDRNRIPFPVRPDSIDAILLTHAHLDHTGYVPALVRDGFNGPVYATEGTTELCTLLLPDSGHLQEEEAKYAYEHGSSRHSPPVPLYTAADAVRSLDSFREHGFDTPLELGGGIAATFLPAGHILGAAQIRLAVGQHSVHFTGDLGRTDDPLMFPPRGLGAADILVTESTYGNRKHSSLDPELQLGEIITRVAKKNGVIMIAAFAVGRAETLMLHLSRLRSKNAIPDIPVYLNSPMAIDASGMYQRHPDEHRLKQPEYEDMYKVAKMTRTVDDSKLLNLRGGPMVIISASGMLTGGRILHHIAEYGPDPKNAIILSGYQAGGTRGAALAAGVRQLRIYGEDVRIRAEVIQMESLSAHADSDGLIEWMRAAAREPRMTYITHGEPEASDALRIRIKRELGWRVRVPEYLEGISLEDPT encoded by the coding sequence ATGATGAAACACCGACACCCGCAACTCCGGTTCCTCGGAGCCACGGACAGCGTGACCGGTTCCCGGTACCTGGTTGAGGCGGCAGGTAAACGCATCCTCGTGGACTGCGGGCTGTTCCAAGGCTACAAGGTGCTCCGCGACCGCAACAGGATCCCCTTCCCCGTGAGGCCGGACTCCATTGACGCCATCCTGCTGACGCATGCGCACCTTGACCACACCGGCTACGTCCCCGCCCTGGTCCGGGACGGTTTCAACGGGCCGGTGTACGCCACGGAGGGCACCACCGAATTGTGCACCCTGCTCCTGCCGGATAGCGGGCACCTGCAGGAAGAGGAAGCCAAGTACGCCTACGAGCACGGATCGTCCAGGCACAGCCCGCCGGTTCCGCTCTACACGGCTGCGGACGCTGTCCGCTCGCTCGACAGTTTCCGGGAACACGGCTTCGACACCCCGCTGGAGCTCGGCGGGGGGATCGCCGCGACGTTCCTGCCCGCCGGCCACATCCTGGGGGCAGCCCAGATCAGGCTCGCTGTGGGCCAGCATTCCGTCCATTTCACCGGCGACCTGGGACGCACCGATGATCCGCTGATGTTTCCGCCCCGGGGACTTGGCGCCGCTGACATTCTTGTCACCGAATCCACCTACGGAAACCGCAAACACTCGAGCCTGGATCCGGAACTGCAGTTGGGCGAGATCATCACCCGTGTGGCGAAGAAGAACGGCGTGATCATGATCGCCGCGTTCGCCGTCGGACGGGCGGAGACACTGATGCTGCACCTGTCCCGGCTCCGCAGCAAAAACGCCATTCCGGACATCCCCGTGTACCTCAACAGCCCCATGGCCATTGACGCGTCCGGCATGTACCAGCGCCATCCCGATGAACACCGGCTCAAACAGCCGGAGTATGAGGACATGTACAAAGTGGCCAAGATGACCCGGACGGTGGACGACTCGAAGCTGCTCAACCTCCGCGGTGGGCCAATGGTGATTATTTCCGCCAGCGGGATGCTCACCGGAGGCAGGATCCTGCACCACATCGCCGAATACGGACCCGATCCGAAAAACGCCATCATCCTCAGCGGCTACCAGGCTGGCGGAACCCGCGGCGCCGCGCTCGCCGCCGGCGTGCGGCAACTTCGCATCTACGGAGAGGACGTGCGCATCCGCGCCGAGGTGATCCAGATGGAAAGCCTGTCCGCGCATGCGGACTCCGACGGGCTGATCGAGTGGATGCGGGCCGCCGCACGGGAACCCCGGATGACCTACATCACCCACGGCGAACCGGAAGCGTCCGATGCGCTCCGGATCCGCATCAAGCGCGAACTCGGCTGGCGGGTGCGCGTTCCGGAATACCTTGAAGGCATCTCGCTCGAGGACCCGACATGA
- a CDS encoding erythromycin esterase family protein produces MTNGNRAVLSMLDEIRTLARPLTGIRDLDRLVHGAGTGRFVAIGEASHGTHEYYTMRARLSMRLIEEQGYSWIGVEGDWPDCWRINRWVRGQSGQDTGVHTMLAGFGRWPTWMWANEEVAGFLDWLRGWNLERPMEERVGFYGLDVYSLWDSLREIIGWLEENEPDAVPAAMRAWRCFLPHHEDPHEYAWSTRLVPESCEADVVALLTEVRNRAFALRDHEPRVESDEAFDAVQNAVVAANAEHYYRIMVQGSRESWNVRDLHMADTVDRLSAHLGPASKGIIWEHNTHVGDARATDMARDGLVNVGQLLRERHGSEGVTLVGFGSYRGTVMAADAWGSPERVLTVPEARTGSHEDLLHRALGAPALLEFGGDRSGPWLSTWLGHRAIGVVYRPARESGNYVPTRMGGRYDALIWMEQTSALRPLHHEAPPSEPEFETEPTGF; encoded by the coding sequence ATGACCAACGGAAACCGTGCTGTCCTGAGCATGCTGGACGAGATCCGCACCCTGGCCCGGCCCCTCACCGGGATCCGGGACCTTGACCGGCTGGTCCACGGCGCCGGTACCGGACGCTTCGTGGCCATCGGCGAAGCATCCCACGGCACGCACGAGTACTACACCATGCGTGCCCGCCTGAGCATGCGGCTGATCGAAGAGCAGGGTTACAGCTGGATCGGGGTGGAAGGCGACTGGCCGGACTGCTGGCGGATCAACCGCTGGGTCCGGGGACAAAGCGGCCAGGACACTGGAGTGCACACCATGCTCGCCGGATTCGGGCGCTGGCCCACCTGGATGTGGGCAAACGAGGAAGTGGCAGGCTTCCTTGACTGGCTCCGCGGCTGGAACCTGGAGCGTCCGATGGAAGAGCGGGTTGGCTTCTACGGGCTGGACGTCTACTCACTGTGGGATTCCCTGCGGGAGATCATCGGCTGGCTCGAGGAAAACGAGCCCGACGCCGTCCCCGCTGCCATGCGGGCGTGGCGGTGTTTCCTTCCGCATCACGAAGACCCGCACGAGTACGCCTGGAGCACCCGGCTGGTCCCCGAATCGTGCGAGGCTGATGTGGTTGCACTCCTCACCGAGGTGCGGAACCGGGCATTTGCGCTGCGCGACCACGAACCGCGCGTCGAAAGCGATGAGGCTTTCGACGCGGTCCAGAACGCTGTGGTTGCCGCCAACGCCGAGCATTACTACCGCATCATGGTGCAGGGGAGCCGCGAGTCCTGGAACGTCCGGGACCTTCACATGGCGGACACCGTGGACCGGTTGAGTGCGCATCTGGGCCCGGCGTCCAAAGGGATCATCTGGGAGCACAACACCCATGTGGGCGATGCGCGGGCCACGGACATGGCGCGGGACGGGCTGGTGAACGTTGGCCAGCTGCTCCGCGAGCGCCACGGTTCCGAAGGCGTCACCCTGGTGGGTTTCGGATCGTACCGGGGAACAGTCATGGCTGCGGACGCCTGGGGCTCCCCGGAACGGGTGCTCACGGTGCCGGAAGCCCGGACCGGCAGCCACGAGGATCTGCTGCACCGGGCCCTGGGCGCACCGGCATTGTTGGAATTCGGCGGGGACAGGTCCGGGCCGTGGCTGTCAACCTGGTTGGGTCACCGGGCCATCGGTGTTGTCTACCGCCCGGCCAGGGAATCCGGAAACTACGTTCCCACCCGGATGGGAGGGCGTTACGACGCCCTCATCTGGATGGAACAGACCTCGGCGCTTCGTCCGCTGCATCACGAGGCTCCGCCGAGTGAGCCGGAGTTCGAAACGGAGCCCACCGGATTCTGA